From the Lemur catta isolate mLemCat1 chromosome 1, mLemCat1.pri, whole genome shotgun sequence genome, the window TAGGCTGGGACTTGTGACTGATTAACTGCTGTGTTATGGGTGGAAGGAGGAGAGATGGCTGAGTTGTGGTAGGAATTGTGGACAACATGGTGGTACATGCGAATTCCCTCTAAAGGAGGCAATGAGCATTGATAGGAAATATAAAACCATATTAAATCTACAGACATCTACTTTTGAAAGAAAGATACAAGCCTCCAGGGATCAGAAATGTAGTAGAAAATATAATCTCTGACTGAGCAGCTGATATTTTGATGATTCCTAGAACTGAGACTAAAATATATAGTGGCAACTGTGATTTCTGCTGCTCTCAGGAAGCTGAAATTTGGCCCACTGTCAATAATCAGAGGTTGAAGAGCCACTGACCACTATTGAATGGTTTCGCCTACAGTTGATCAAGAACAGACAAATTGAAACTGGGAATGAGCCGCTGTGTGACTGCTTGGAGATTAGAACCGTGACTTTCTAGAGATAAGTTATAAGAGTTCCAAAAgccctgcttcttttttttttttttttttttgagacagagtctggctctgttgcccgggctagagtgccatggcgtcagcctagctcacagcaacctcaaactcctaggctcaagagatcctcctgcctcagcctcctgagtagctgggactacaggcatgtgccaccatgcccggctaattttttctatatatatatttttagttgtccatataatttctttctatttttagtagagacggggtctctctcttgctcagcctggtctcgaactcctgacctcaagcgatcctcccgcctcagcctcccagagtgctaggattacaggcgtgagccaccgcgcccagcccaaaaGCCCTGCTTCTGAGTTGTGGTCCTTGCAGGACTAGGAAGTGGAAATTGTAAAGATTATAAGTGTAGGATGCAGAAGATGAATTCTCACACTTTGTGTGCCTATCAGTGAAAATTACTATGTGAGTGAGGCAATCCAATgtggttaaaaacaaataataggaGATTTTACCTGtgagaaattgaattattataatTGAGCTATTAATTAAacaatttcaaaacataaatgtTGGAATATCATCCGTGGAACAAACCTAGGAGTTTATGATACCAAGTAGAGAAATTCTGAAGCAAGAATGAagtaaaaatcttcaaaaaaaagtACAATCTTTGAAATGAAAACTTTCTTATAGAAGTATAAGCCAAATGTTGGAAGCAGTTAATAGAGGAGTTTACTGGATTaaggaggctgggcgtggtggctcagcctgtaatcctaacactctgggaggctgaggcgggtggatcatttgagctcaggagttcaagaccagcctgagcaagagtgagacccccgtctctactaataatacaaagaaattagctggacaactaaaaaaaaatatatagaaaaaattagctacacatggtggcacatgcctgtagtcccagctactcgggaggctgaggcaagattacttgaacccaggagtttgaggttgctgtgagctaggctgacaccacagcactctagcccagacaacagagtgagaatctgtctcaaaaatatatatatatatatatatatgtgtgtatatatattggaTTAAGGAATAAAGGAAGCTGGAATTGATAAGATGTATATGtgctcacacatatacacatatattaagaTGTTATGAGTCATGAGAGATTGATTGTGCAGTGCCCTTATATATCTAATTGAGTTTCCAACATGGGGATGTGTGAGACATTCCAAGAGATAGAGACTAAGATTTTGTGGGATTTCAGGCAAGGGATAATTTCTAATATTGATAGTTAACTACATTCCATGgagccaaataaaaatatcatctaCCCCTAGACATATTACAGTAAAACTGTagaaaagcaaaggcaaagaaacattttaaaatatactaaaatgaaCATCCAAatcatttataaaaggaaaacaacttgACAGAAGGCTTTTTATCctgcaacaagaacaaaaaatagcaaaacaatggactgagagctcaggagtttgaggctgcagtgagctatgatgatgccactgcactccagcctgggcaacagagtgagactgtctcaaaaaacaaaaacaaagacaaaaacaaacctcaaaacccaaatatacatgatatatatattatagcactgttataatagcaaaagactgaaacaacCCCTAAGTTCATAATTCATGGGGTGACCGTACGTCCCAGTTTTCTTGGGACAGCCTTGGTTTATACTTTCCCCCTAGAATAATTAGTAATAGAGCCCCccttcactctcaaaagtgtcccaaTTTGGATGGCAGATTGTGTAGCCCTAGCCACCCTAATCAAAGGGACTAGATAAATAAATGATgctatattcatataatggaataccgtgcagcagaaaaaaagaacaagaatgcTCTTTATGTATTGATGGGGAAATGTTTCCCAGACACACtgctaagtgaaaagaaaaaaaacccaccaaaaacaaaaagcaagatgaTGCATTCTGATTCAAGCGGCAgggacagaaaaaaggaaaaaaaaataaaaaaaggaatcttAAAAAATAAGCTAGGCATGGCACCTCACTCCTgcgcaacatagcaggaccctgtctcaaaaaaaaaaaaaaaggactaatatctttaaagtactgtagttaaatatcattttagaattaagaatgaatatgtaataaaaaatttacaGACATACAATACTAAGAGAGTTTATCACACAAAAACATGTTCAGACTTACAGAACCAAGAGAGTTTACCAAACATAGGACATactggaaagaaatattaaaggatatTCTTCAGCAAGAAGAAAGTTGAAGTTATGCTGAAGGAGTGTAGaataaaaagggaggaaaaaattgGTAAGGCATGGTGGCAAATCTGAATAgttattgatgttttaaaataaaatgaaatcatcttGTTGACTTCAGCTTTACcgatattttatttcctttataaaaatatgaaatgaatatggtaataaattaacatttaaagttAGAAGTTTGGTTTACATGAGAAAAAACTCAGGGTAGaatttaaaaggtataaaatgtgGAATAGCAGGAATGTAAACATTTTCTATCAGTCTATTGGGTGAACTCACCAGatatacagatttaaaaaagaaatacatatccTAATGCATGCTGAAAACATCTGATAAGATTCAACTTATTTTTCGTCTATAACAAGCAGTAAACTGGAAGAGAACTTCAGCAGGATAAGAGGTTGTTATGAACAAACACCATACAGTCATGTATAGTAACCTTCATACTATGTGACAGTTTCCCGGGAGAGCAGCTGGGAACACCAATAAGGAGAAAAGCCGTGGCTAAGAGTCTTCATAAATTCCTGggaaaacacaaggaaaattataagaaatctaGTGATTTCTTGGTTTGGGGAGAAATGGGAGCAGCGGTATGGTGCTAAACTGGATTTGAGACAAAATGAGGAGGAACCATCTTGTGAAGTCCAGAAATCGGAAAACACATTTTCTGGTACTCCTGGGTAGCTTTTCGATTTCAAAGATGAGGTCTAGGATGTGCTGTCTTTTACTGGCGTTTTCATCTTCTACTATGGTAGTATGCAAGGAAAATGCAGTTGTCTGCACACGAGGTGCCCAATTTCCAGGTCGTAGGCTATTCAGTGATGGGGATTCCAGCAATCCCATATGGCCGCCAGGGGAGTGGCCTAGGTTGCGGGGGTGTGTGGCGCGGGCAGTTCATTCCGGAAACAAGCATCTCCGGGCCTTGCACCCAGGGCGAGGAGAGCGCGCCGGGCGCGCAGGGGGACCTGGACTTGGGGAGGGAGGTAGAGGTTGGAGTGGTGAACTGGGGAAGGGCTCCAGCAGGTGGAATTCCAGGTCGAAGATCGGGCGTGGGCAGCGTCTCCCTGGACTAAGGCTGGGAGCCAGAGGACTGGGCTCAGGGACCGGGCCCTGAGGGTCGGGGCTGGACACCCTGCTGGCGGAGGGCTGGAGCTCAGCGGCTGAGCCGGCGGGAGGGGCCATCCAGGGTGCCGGGAATTCGGGGTCCACGCCCTCCTTGAAGGCCTCTTTTTGGGCAACGATCTCTGGGACCAGAAAAACGCCCGGTTCCAGGCCACCAGACGAGTCGCCCTGCCCTCCCGAGCCTTCGAGGAGGACCTCAGGGACCAGGATGAGCGTGTGCCCTTCGAGGGATACTTGCAGGACCGAGGTTGGCGCGGGCTCCAGCACCAGGTCGACGTCGTCCAGGGCCACTCGCAAGGCACAGCCCGCGGCCAGGACCACGACGGAGGTGAGCGCGTCCGCGCCCGGGGGCCCCGCCGAGTCTTCCAGGCTGGGGACCGCGCCGGGCTGGAGGCCCGCTGGCTCCTCCAGTCGGCGGCGCTTGGCAGGGCGGGGTCCTCCGGGCTGCGGTCCCCACAAGGGCGCGGGGCAGGCGCTGGGGCTGTGGGGCCGGCTGCCCATCACCTCGATGGCGCTGCGGGCGGCGCTCCTGGGGCCTGGCAGAGAACGTGGGCGGCGCGGCCCTGGACGCGGTGACAAGTGCCAATGACAGGTGAGGCGGGCTGGGGCGGATGGGGCGGAGGACCGCGCGACGCAGGGCGAGTCCTCGGTGCCTCGCGGAGGGCCGCAGTCCAGGCTGCGGGGGAAGTGGCGTCCCCGGCTGGGGTCGGCCTCGCGTGATAGAATCTTCGGCCTCCCTCGCGCAGGGCCGGATGCTCACTGAGGGCAAGTTATGTTTCGAGCGACGCCGGCGGAACCGAAGTCGCAAAACGTCACGCTAAGTTCCGCCCCTTCGAGGCTCCGCCTAGAGACGGAGGTTTGTGCTGCCCAATAGACTTGGCTGTGGCTGGTAGGTCCCTGCGGGGAATACTTTTATAGGCCTCCAGGGGGCAGAATGACTTGTgtaacttatttggaaaaaaatgatatgCCAGGAATAGAATTTCAAAGATGGCTCACCTTTAGAACTAATGTTTTCTTGTAATGGGGATTCTAGAGAAAAGACCACTCAAAAAGATCCCTTCCCCCAATCTGATCCACCCAAGTTCTACATGCAATTCCTTTAACGCTTGGCAAATACTTCATTTCAGGTGTAAAcggaaaatacagatttttttttttaaggaaaaatgcttttttaatattaagtGAAACATTTCTGGCAGTTTCTTCCTGGATGGTAAGgctgttataattttattaattatatcaacaaaattaaaaaaactattaatagaattaattttttttttaaatggaggcagggtctcactttgctgccccgGCTAGACTgtagtgcagtggcgtcatcatagctcacagcaacctcaaactccggggctcaaacaatcctccttcctcagcctcccgagtagctgggaatacaggtgagAGCGACCACCCCCagttaagttttcttttttttatagagatggggtctcgcttttgctcaggctggtcctgaactgcttcccttaagagatcctcctgccttggcctccgaaagtgctaggattacaggtgtgagccaccaagccagccaaaattaaattttttattgagttatatGTCCGCCATTCttgagtgttttaaaaaatgttatttttaatcgTCACAACAGCTGAGATTCAGAGTGGtaaaggaaatttttcaaaatgagatgCCTAGTTTCTGTTGGATGTGGGAATCAAATGCAGACATATCTGGCTTTAAATCAAGGACTCTTTCCTTATATGCTTATAAGGAAATATATGCTTAGGAGTAAATCCCTAATTGGCCCTGTGTGTGCCTTTCAAATGAACAGGTAATGCCtaccccctctttttttttttttttttttacaaaatggcTTTCCCTGTTTACATTTCTGTGAGCAGAGTATGTTTCCATTTCACTACATCcttgcaaatatttcttattgttaGATTCTTGAGTCTTTTCTAATCAGGTGTAGTAAAATGCTATCTTACcgtgttctttctctctgtctttttggtgaaaagatatatatttagaattagccAGCTGAACTCAGTTTAGTCAATCCCAATTTTGTTGGTATTATAATTAGGAGCCAGTGCAACAGATGCTTTCTTTGCTTCATCAGGACTAATCAGCGTGTTGACCTTGGCCACATCAATATCATAGAGCTTCTTCACAGCATGTTTGATCTGGTGCTTGTTAGCTTTAACATCCACAGTAAACACAAGTTTCTTGTTGTCTTCTATCCTCTTCATGGCAGACTCAGTGGTCGGGTGAACTTGATGATGGCATAGTGGTCAAGCTTGTTTCTCCTATGGGTGCTCTTCTGGGGGTATTTGGGCTGCCTCTGGAGCTGCAATGTCTTGGGCAGTCAAAAGGTGGGTGATGTGcagtttctcctcctcctcctccttctcctcctccctttttttttttggagacagagtcttactctgttgcccgggctagagtgccatggcatcagcctagctcacagcaacctcaaactcctgggctcaagcaatcctcctgcctcagcctcccgagtagctgggactacaggtgcacaccaccatgctggctaattttttctgtatgtatttttagttgtccatataatttctttctatttttagtagagacggggtctcgctcttgctcagactggtcttgaactcctgagctcaaaccatccacccgcctcggcctcccagagtgctaggattgcaggtgtgagccaccacggccgGCCTATTATCTATTTTTGCATGAGCTTCAACGTTTATAGTAGCCACCTCTCTAGAAAGTAGGAGCACCTCTAAAAACTCCTGAACTTGTTCATTTTTGGTGGGGATTCCAGCATGGGCAAGAAATCCCCTTTGTTTCCAAAGCATCCCAAAGTCATGTACTACTCCAAAAGCGTACATGccttttgtatatatgtttactCTCTGGTCTTGGCTATTTGGCAAGCTGTAGTAAATGCAATAAATTCTGCCATGGGGGCTGATTTACCCAAAGAGAGTTTAGATTAGTGAATGCATATCCTGCTTCATAACCACCAGTTTCAGTTTTGAAGTATGAATCATCAACAAATAATATTAGGTCAGAGTTCCCAATAGGAGTTTTGAATACATCTGAGAGAGGAACAGAGAGTTCCATAACAGAGGGAAGACAATCTTGAGGCTCCCTTTCTTTTGGAAGTGGCAGGAGAATAGCAGTTTTAAGAGTGTTGCAGTGGTGAATGGTAATGTGAAAGGAAGTGAATAATAGAATCTCATAAGGTATTAATGGGTTAGCTGAAAAGTGTTGCGTGTTCTGTGAGTAGTGATGTCTGTACTACATGAGGAACCCTGAAGTCAAGCGGGGAGGCTGGCACTAGCTCAGCAGAAGCTTCAATAAGTTTAGCATCTATTAGGACACCTATTGTCCTAAGACAAAAGGGATCAACACTTCCAACTGAGTCAAGGGTGAAGCTATAGTAAGtgatgtttctgtttgttttgttctgtttttaagagGTTGGGGTACTAGAGGACACAAGTTAGGATATTTGGTTCCTGGTTTCATGAAAAAGGCACACTAAACACTGAGCTGGCCATTTTAGTGATGTATAGAACTTACCTTAAATAGACTTCTAACAAAGTCCTCATTTATTGTAGATTAAGCAAGTCCCCTTTCCTTTATGCTGTGAGGACATCAAtctcatttttaatgtaaacattaaaaaaatcttatctctaaaggatcttttttcttccttacctttaaaaaaattaatagatttatttttaggacAGTATTAGTTTTACAGAAAATTGAGCAGACAGcatagagttcccatatactgCCCCTCCTGGATGTAGTTTCCCCTACTATTAACATCTTGCACTACTATGATATacttgttataattaataaatcaaaactgatacattgttattaaccaaAGTCCATGGTTTatattaaggttcactctttgtgttgtacagtgCTATAGGTTTTGACAAGTGCATAATGTCCtgtatctaccattatagtattatataaaatagtttcaccaccctaaaattcctctgtgctccacctattcatcccctcccctccttctaaACCCTTGGtgaccactgatcttt encodes:
- the LOC123644623 gene encoding proline-rich protein 23B-like gives rise to the protein MGSRPHSPSACPAPLWGPQPGGPRPAKRRRLEEPAGLQPGAVPSLEDSAGPPGADALTSVVVLAAGCALRVALDDVDLVLEPAPTSVLQVSLEGHTLILVPEVLLEGSGGQGDSSGGLEPGVFLVPEIVAQKEAFKEGVDPEFPAPWMAPPAGSAAELQPSASRVSSPDPQGPVPEPSPLAPSLSPGRRCPRPIFDLEFHLLEPFPSSPLQPLPPSPSPGPPARPARSPRPGCKARRCLFPE